The proteins below are encoded in one region of Helicoverpa zea isolate HzStark_Cry1AcR chromosome 21, ilHelZeax1.1, whole genome shotgun sequence:
- the LOC124640598 gene encoding transcription initiation factor TFIID subunit 12, producing MSNNSMGQGGNMPTIGSINQGAIQYVNNPLQSPQLQSSSLQGSPLQHSPMGTQSQVGAKANQSGAGDQTTQLLSRPRLQELVREVDPTVQLDEEVEEMLLQLADDFIDTTLNAACAMAKHRHAPNVELRDVQLHLERQWNMWIPGFGNDELRPYKRAAVTEAHRQRMALIRKTIKKY from the exons ATGTCTAATAATTCTATGGGCCAAGGCGGCAACATGCCCACAATTGGGTCAATAAATCAAGGTGCTATTCAGTACGTAAACAATCCCTTGCAAAGTCCTCAATTGCAGTCCAGTTCGCTCCAGGGCTCTCCTTTACAGCACAGCCCCATGGGCACTCAGTCCCAAGTTGGCGCGAAAGCCAACCAGAGCGGAGCTGGGGATCAAACTACTCAG CTTCTAAGCCGGCCGCGTCTCCAAGAGTTGGTTCGTGAAGTGGACCCAACAGTCCAACTTGATGAAGAGGTTGAGGAAATGCTGCTGCAGCTGGCTGATGACTTCATAGACACTACTCTGAATGCAGCGTGCGCAATGGCCAAGCACAGACATGCTCCGAATGTGGAGTTGAGAGATGTGCAGCTACATTTAG AGCGACAATGGAACATGTGGATACCAGGTTTTGGTAATGACGAGCTACGACCGTACAAGCGTGCGGCCGTCACTGAAGCCCATAGACAACGCATGGCCCTCATCCGCAAGACCATCAAGAAATACTAA
- the LOC124640918 gene encoding nuclear RNA export factor 2-like isoform X1: MADDDYDLDKYKKFLLNRVTATTVLVESIEKCLQTENKAAKHYFHKIMIHNWQDTLHQLFDRLSSYYGKVLGVVPVNCSTQGDIATFYTSNLSIIADIIKFDFMFPFNRNMFSIDILFNDKTSAEFFGTKTTIDEIVSGVVSRRFSERCELDLSNFCDDPELFNVSEFSNKKIFFYKISLLANFKILMLRMGRDTKMLNLSNNNLSQAPLEILNFFIKADLTAVNLSNNNILSITELSRVSSKIEKLWLEGNPLCENLDPVAYVKTVTVKFPRLVELDGVSLNQHGMVFPFYRNYLCTHNRKTKMVVEKFVTLYFSNYDQLPSVRKKKIETLYDEKAIFTLTCDFAETDQSVSHYTQYSRNLLNPNKTPSTAQSKTYKSRQNIVNVLGTLPETVHDRSTFTVDVLSNDKKSLHIIIDGIFREKIRGNLLQFRRNFMFGIYTVRDNSVYHIVHDMFSLTYANTDQMNYSFQHPIRNMNSLSLINPTPDESEAIIKAFQHLTQLKRPEVELRLKYHGWDIRDALKNFMADAKSKKMATELFMDSDFSDSSSILDDIDY, translated from the exons atgGCGGACGATGACTATGATTTAGACAAATACAAGAAATTCTTACTTAACAGAGTTACCGCAACAACAGTCCTAGTTGAAAGTATTGAGAAATGTTTACAAACTGAAAACAAAGCCGCTAAACATTATTTCCACAAAATTATG ATACATAACTGGCAAGATACTTTACATCAGCTCTTTGATAGGCTGTCATCATACTACGGCAAAGTCCTAGGTGTGGTACCAGTCAATTGTTCAACCCAGGGTGACATTGCCACATTCTACACATCTAACCTCAGTATCATAGCAGATATTATAAAATTTGACTTCATGTTTCCTTTCAATAGAAACATGTTTAGCATAGACATACTGTTCAATGATAAGACCTCCGCAGAGTTTTTTGGGACAAAGACAACTATTGATGAGATTGTCTCTGGTGTAGTAAGCCGTAGATTTAGCGAGAGGTGCGAGTTAGATCTATCTAACTTTTGTGATGATCCAG AACTGTTTAATGTTTCAgaattttccaataaaaaaatattcttttataaaatatcccTCTTGGCCAATTTTAAAATACTGATGCTCAGAATGGGGAGGGACACGAAAATGTTAAACTTAAGCAACAATAAtctaag CCAAGCACCGTtggaaatattaaactttttcATAAAGGCAGATTTGACGGCTGTGAACCTCAGCAATAATAAT ATACTATCAATTACAGAGTTATCGAGAGTCAGCAGTAAAATAGAGAAGCTATGGCTGGAAGGTAACCCGTTGTGCGAGAACTTAGATCCAGTGGCCTATGTAAAGACTGTTACTGTCAAGTTTCCTAGATTAGTGGAGCTG GATGGAGTATCGTTAAACCAGCATGGAATGGTTTTTCCATTCTACAGAAATTATCTATGCACACACAACAGAAAAACCAAAATGGTTGTCGAAAAGTTTGTAACTCTATATTTCTCAAATTACGATCAGCTGCCTTCAGTCCGGAAGAAAAAGATTGAAACATTGTATGATGAAAAGGCCATTTTCACTTTAACTTGCGATTTTGCAG AAACAGACCAGAGCGTATCCCATTACACGCAATACTCGCGCAACTTATTAAACCCTAATAAGACACCGTCGACTGCACAGAGCAAAACTTATAAGTCCAGACAGAATATAGTCAACGTACTTGGCACTTTGCCTGAAACTGTTCATGATAGAAGCACTTTTACAGTGGATGTGCTGTCGAATGAT AAAAAATCACTACACATTATCATAGATGGCATTTTCAGAGAAAAGATTCGTGGAAATCTGTTACAATTTCGAAGGAACTTCATGTTTGGTATCTACACGGTACGAGATAACTCTGTGTATCATATTGTTCATGATATGTTTAGTCTGACCTATGCTAACACAGACCAGATGAATTACAGTTTTCag CATCCTATAAGAAATATGAATTCGTTATCACTAATAAACCCCACTCCTGATGAAAGTGAAGCTATCATAAAAGCCTTTCAACATCTCACTCAGTTGAAGAGACCGGAAGTTGAACT ACGCTTAAAATACCATGGCTGGGATATAAGAGATGCTTTGAAGAATTTCATGGCAGACGCAAAAAGTAAAAAGATGGCGACAGAGTTATTCATGGACTCTGACTTTTCTGACTCTTCGTCGATTTTAGATGATATTGACTATTAa
- the LOC124640918 gene encoding nuclear RNA export factor 2-like isoform X2, which yields MADDDYDLDKYKKFLLNRVTATTVLVESIEKCLQTENKAAKHYFHKIMIHNWQDTLHQLFDRLSSYYGKVLGVVPVNCSTQGDIATFYTSNLSIIADIIKFDFMFPFNRNMFSIDILFNDKTSAEFFGTKTTIDEIVSGVVSRRFSERCELDLSNFCDDPEFSNKKIFFYKISLLANFKILMLRMGRDTKMLNLSNNNLSQAPLEILNFFIKADLTAVNLSNNNILSITELSRVSSKIEKLWLEGNPLCENLDPVAYVKTVTVKFPRLVELDGVSLNQHGMVFPFYRNYLCTHNRKTKMVVEKFVTLYFSNYDQLPSVRKKKIETLYDEKAIFTLTCDFAETDQSVSHYTQYSRNLLNPNKTPSTAQSKTYKSRQNIVNVLGTLPETVHDRSTFTVDVLSNDKKSLHIIIDGIFREKIRGNLLQFRRNFMFGIYTVRDNSVYHIVHDMFSLTYANTDQMNYSFQHPIRNMNSLSLINPTPDESEAIIKAFQHLTQLKRPEVELRLKYHGWDIRDALKNFMADAKSKKMATELFMDSDFSDSSSILDDIDY from the exons atgGCGGACGATGACTATGATTTAGACAAATACAAGAAATTCTTACTTAACAGAGTTACCGCAACAACAGTCCTAGTTGAAAGTATTGAGAAATGTTTACAAACTGAAAACAAAGCCGCTAAACATTATTTCCACAAAATTATG ATACATAACTGGCAAGATACTTTACATCAGCTCTTTGATAGGCTGTCATCATACTACGGCAAAGTCCTAGGTGTGGTACCAGTCAATTGTTCAACCCAGGGTGACATTGCCACATTCTACACATCTAACCTCAGTATCATAGCAGATATTATAAAATTTGACTTCATGTTTCCTTTCAATAGAAACATGTTTAGCATAGACATACTGTTCAATGATAAGACCTCCGCAGAGTTTTTTGGGACAAAGACAACTATTGATGAGATTGTCTCTGGTGTAGTAAGCCGTAGATTTAGCGAGAGGTGCGAGTTAGATCTATCTAACTTTTGTGATGATCCAG aattttccaataaaaaaatattcttttataaaatatcccTCTTGGCCAATTTTAAAATACTGATGCTCAGAATGGGGAGGGACACGAAAATGTTAAACTTAAGCAACAATAAtctaag CCAAGCACCGTtggaaatattaaactttttcATAAAGGCAGATTTGACGGCTGTGAACCTCAGCAATAATAAT ATACTATCAATTACAGAGTTATCGAGAGTCAGCAGTAAAATAGAGAAGCTATGGCTGGAAGGTAACCCGTTGTGCGAGAACTTAGATCCAGTGGCCTATGTAAAGACTGTTACTGTCAAGTTTCCTAGATTAGTGGAGCTG GATGGAGTATCGTTAAACCAGCATGGAATGGTTTTTCCATTCTACAGAAATTATCTATGCACACACAACAGAAAAACCAAAATGGTTGTCGAAAAGTTTGTAACTCTATATTTCTCAAATTACGATCAGCTGCCTTCAGTCCGGAAGAAAAAGATTGAAACATTGTATGATGAAAAGGCCATTTTCACTTTAACTTGCGATTTTGCAG AAACAGACCAGAGCGTATCCCATTACACGCAATACTCGCGCAACTTATTAAACCCTAATAAGACACCGTCGACTGCACAGAGCAAAACTTATAAGTCCAGACAGAATATAGTCAACGTACTTGGCACTTTGCCTGAAACTGTTCATGATAGAAGCACTTTTACAGTGGATGTGCTGTCGAATGAT AAAAAATCACTACACATTATCATAGATGGCATTTTCAGAGAAAAGATTCGTGGAAATCTGTTACAATTTCGAAGGAACTTCATGTTTGGTATCTACACGGTACGAGATAACTCTGTGTATCATATTGTTCATGATATGTTTAGTCTGACCTATGCTAACACAGACCAGATGAATTACAGTTTTCag CATCCTATAAGAAATATGAATTCGTTATCACTAATAAACCCCACTCCTGATGAAAGTGAAGCTATCATAAAAGCCTTTCAACATCTCACTCAGTTGAAGAGACCGGAAGTTGAACT ACGCTTAAAATACCATGGCTGGGATATAAGAGATGCTTTGAAGAATTTCATGGCAGACGCAAAAAGTAAAAAGATGGCGACAGAGTTATTCATGGACTCTGACTTTTCTGACTCTTCGTCGATTTTAGATGATATTGACTATTAa
- the LOC124640920 gene encoding peptidyl-prolyl cis-trans isomerase FKBP2 — MKAAILTFCKIALFLLIFMSVISHVVIGDSAPKKMQIGVKKRPSECPIKSKKGDLLHMHYTGTLDDGTEFDSSIPRGNPLTFTLGSGQVIKGWDQGLIGMCEGEQRKLVIPPHLAYGEAGAPPKIPKSATLTFHVDLVKIERKDEL; from the exons atgaaggcTGCCATTCTAACATTCTGTAAAATTGCActgtttttattgatatttatgaGTGTCATCTCTCATGTCGTGATTGGCGACTCAGCCcctaaaaaaatgcaaattggGGTTAAAAAGAGGCCCAGTGAGTGTCCAATAAAAAGCAAGAAAGGAGATCTTCTTCACATGCATTACACg GGCACTCTGGATGATGGCACTGAATTTGATAGCTCAATTCCCCGAGGTAACCCGCTTACCTTCACCTTGGGTTCCGGACAAGTCATAAAGGGCTGGGACCAGGGTTTGATAGGCATGTGTGAAGGGGAGCAAAGGAAACTAGTCATTCCGCCTCATTTGGCCTACGGTGAGGCTGGAGCGCCTCCGAAGATACCAAAGTCTGCAACTTTGACATTCCACGTTGATCTCGTGAAGATTGAAAGGAAGGATGAACTATAA
- the LOC124640857 gene encoding alpha-1,3/1,6-mannosyltransferase ALG2 produces the protein MVKVIFLHPDLGIGGAERLVLDAALAFKKKGHEVAFYTNHHDPSHCFAETRDGTFPVSVVGDWIPRSIFGRFKAACAYVRMVYAAVYMAWYVIPAEEPTLIFCDLISLCIPFLKMARGPYRVVFYCHHPDKLLSSEGGLLKKLYRAPLNFLEELTTAQADKVLVNSKYTARVYQDAFQRIKDIPDICYPSINTEFFRQTTPKPLKEVVPVGTDKFIFLSINRYERKKNLQLALRAFEHLKHILNEADWNRVHLIMAGGFDPINLENMEHYIELTDLVAELDIEEKVTFMKSPKDDEKVSLLYNCRALVYTPSNEHFGIVPLEAMYFKKPVIAVNSGGPTETIVNEVTGFLCEPNSRAFANAMSKLVINPELGEKLGEAGLKRFETKFSFDAFTDQLDGILNRERQIVSEARAIEYENRKRK, from the coding sequence ATGGTTAAGGTAATATTTCTCCACCCAGATTTGGGTATCGGAGGCGCCGAGCGACTGGTATTGGATGCTGCACTGGCGTTCAAGAAAAAGGGCCACGAAGTAGCATTTTACACGAACCATCATGATCCTTCTCACTGTTTCGCGGAGACCAGGGATGGCACTTTCCCCGTGTCGGTCGTGGGAGACTGGATACCGCGCTCTATATTCGGTAGATTCAAGGCAGCGTGCGCTTACGTACGCATGGTCTACGCCGCTGTTTACATGGCATGGTACGTCATACCGGCTGAGGAACCGACTCTTATATTCTGCGACTTGATATCCCTGTGCATTCCCTTTTTGAAAATGGCTAGAGGACCGTACCGTGTCGTGTTTTATTGCCATCATCCTGATAAGCTTTTATCCTCTGAAGGGGGCTTATTGAAAAAGCTGTACAGAGCGCCACTGAATTTTTTAGAAGAATTAACAACAGCACAAGCAGATAAAGTGCTTGTCAACAGTAAATATACTGCCAGGGTGTATCAAGATGCATTCCAGAGAATCAAGGACATACCAGACATCTGTTATCCATCTATCAACACTGAGTTCTTCAGACAAACTACTCCAAAACCCTTGAAGGAGGTTGTTCCTGTAGGTACTGACAAGTTCATATTCCTGTCTATAAACAGATATGAGAGAAAGAAGAATCTGCAGCTAGCCTTGAGAGCATTTGAgcatttaaaacacattttgaaTGAGGCTGATTGGAACAGGGTTCATTTAATAATGGCGGGAGGATTTGAtccaataaacttggaaaacaTGGAGCACTACATTGAGTTGACTGATTTAGTGGCTGAGTTGGATATAGAGGAAAAGGTAACATTTATGAAATCTCCCAAAGATGATGAGAAAGTGTCTCTTTTATATAACTGTAGAGCTTTGGTGTATACTCCATCAAATGAGCATTTTGGCATTGTCCCTCTGGAGGCTATGTATTTCAAGAAGCCAGTTATAGCTGTGAACAGTGGAGGTCCCACAGAGACTATTGTCAATGAGGTAACAGGGTTCCTGTGTGAACCGAACAGTAGAGCATTTGCTAATGCCATGAGCAAATTGGTGATCAACCCAGAGTTAGGAGAAAAACTGGGGGAGGCAGGCCTAAAGAGGTTTGAAACTAAGTTCTCATTTGATGCATTTACTGACCAGTTAGATGGGATTTTAAATAGAGAGAGGCAGATTGTGTCCGAGGCGAGAGCTATTGAGTACGAGAACCGTAAACGTAAATAA